One region of Oculatellaceae cyanobacterium genomic DNA includes:
- the glpK gene encoding glycerol kinase GlpK encodes MSKYILAFDQGTTSSRAIVFDRKGNLLSIAQKEFPQIFPQPSWVEHDADEIWSSQVGVAHEALARIDIQKTEIAAIGITNQRETTLVWNRQTGKPIYNAIVWQDRRTANKCEQLKEAGYEATFFQKTGLVIDAYFSATKLQWLLDNVPDAREQANRGELAFGTIDSWLIWKLTEGELHITDVSNACRTLLFNIHTQQWDDELLSIFNIPHSLLPEVRSCSEVYGYTSENIFGSRIPIAGIAGDQQAATFGQAALEPGMAKNTYGTGCFMLLNTGNQPIPSHHKLLTTIAWQINGRTDYALEGSVFIAGAVVQWLRDGLGIIKHSADVELLAGSVPDNGGVYFVPAFVGLGAPYWDSYARGTITGLTRGSTSAHIARASLESIAYQTADVLDAMRTDSQLDISELRVDGGASRNDLLMQFQADILGVPVVRPKITETTALGAAYLAGLAVGYWDSSEIVQQWQVEKRFEPTISAEHRATLRDSWRQAIELTRHGSQSVSN; translated from the coding sequence ATGAGTAAATACATACTAGCATTCGATCAAGGAACAACAAGTTCTCGCGCGATAGTATTTGATCGCAAGGGTAACTTGTTAAGTATTGCCCAAAAAGAGTTCCCACAAATTTTTCCTCAGCCTAGTTGGGTAGAGCATGATGCCGACGAGATTTGGTCATCTCAAGTTGGTGTTGCTCATGAAGCCCTCGCGCGTATTGATATTCAAAAGACTGAGATTGCTGCTATTGGCATCACCAATCAACGGGAAACTACACTCGTATGGAATCGTCAAACAGGCAAGCCAATATATAATGCGATCGTTTGGCAAGACCGACGCACTGCCAACAAGTGCGAGCAACTTAAAGAGGCAGGATACGAGGCAACATTCTTTCAAAAAACCGGATTGGTAATTGATGCGTACTTTAGTGCTACAAAACTCCAGTGGTTGTTGGATAACGTGCCTGATGCTCGCGAACAAGCTAATCGGGGAGAACTAGCATTTGGAACTATTGATAGTTGGTTAATTTGGAAATTAACTGAGGGAGAACTTCACATCACAGATGTGAGCAATGCTTGTCGCACTCTACTATTTAATATTCATACTCAGCAGTGGGACGATGAACTGCTGTCTATATTTAATATTCCCCATTCCCTGCTTCCAGAAGTACGCAGTTGTTCAGAAGTATATGGGTATACATCTGAAAATATTTTCGGTAGCCGTATTCCCATCGCAGGTATTGCTGGAGACCAGCAAGCAGCAACATTTGGGCAGGCGGCATTAGAACCTGGCATGGCAAAAAACACCTACGGTACAGGCTGCTTTATGTTACTCAATACAGGGAATCAGCCAATCCCTTCTCACCACAAGTTACTAACCACAATTGCTTGGCAGATTAATGGACGTACTGATTATGCTCTCGAAGGCAGTGTATTTATTGCTGGGGCAGTAGTGCAGTGGTTGCGCGATGGGCTTGGCATTATCAAACATAGTGCAGATGTGGAGTTACTAGCTGGCAGTGTGCCTGATAACGGTGGTGTGTATTTTGTACCTGCATTCGTTGGTTTGGGTGCGCCTTATTGGGATAGTTACGCTCGTGGCACAATCACAGGCTTAACCCGTGGTTCAACTAGCGCCCATATTGCCCGTGCATCTTTGGAAAGTATTGCTTATCAAACAGCAGACGTATTGGATGCGATGCGTACTGACTCTCAACTAGATATTTCAGAATTACGGGTAGATGGGGGAGCATCACGCAATGACCTATTGATGCAGTTCCAGGCAGATATTTTGGGTGTGCCTGTAGTGCGTCCCAAAATTACGGAAACTACAGCTTTAGGTGCAGCTTATTTAGCAGGGTTAGCTGTTGGGTATTGGGATAGCTCCGAGATTGTACAACAGTGGCAGGTGGAAAAGCGGTTTGAACCAACTATAAGTGCCGAGCATCGGGCGACACTGCGGGACTCATGGCGACAAGCGATTGAACTTACTCGACATGGTAGCCAATCAGTTAGTAATTAG
- a CDS encoding thioredoxin-like domain-containing protein, which produces MVNVRAPELPQNFIWINCDRVACAERNRPLSIKSLRGRIIILDFWTKGCINCLHVIPDLKYLEHKYSDYLNIIGVHSAKFEHEQHPDSVQQAVWRYEITHPVILDSDRYIWEQYAVRAWPTFVVINATGYIVATVSGEGKREFLDNLVQQLIEESSGKRTVDGESLQLNLKQNQSLPTSSLAFPSKLLACQQSNSLFIADTGHHRLVIASLDGKTQAVIGTGKPGWVDGDLEIAQFCEPIGMVFDYEQQVIYVADTGNHLLRKIDLKTRQVTTIAGTGTQSRYLFPHGGKVLETALNSPWDLIKLKDKLYITMAGSHEIWMVDLAEETIQTLIGTGAEFCVDGSFDMAAFAQPSGITTNGDELFIADSESSSIRAVTLGDFPVVRTICGSGQLFSFGDVDGIAENVRLQHCLGVAYGAGYLWVTDTYNHKLKRVNPTTGECQTICGSTKAGLQDGFGTDVCFSEPSSLTYACNYLYIADSNNHAIRRMNINSQEVTTLQLPMLCSPSVCIPSVFGEKSSY; this is translated from the coding sequence ATGGTTAATGTAAGAGCGCCAGAACTGCCTCAAAATTTTATTTGGATAAATTGCGATCGCGTAGCGTGCGCGGAGCGCAATCGCCCTTTATCAATTAAATCTCTGCGCGGACGAATCATCATTTTAGATTTCTGGACAAAAGGTTGTATTAACTGCTTGCACGTTATTCCTGACCTCAAATATTTAGAACACAAATACAGCGATTACTTGAATATTATTGGTGTTCACAGTGCCAAATTTGAGCATGAACAACATCCAGATAGTGTTCAACAAGCAGTTTGGCGCTACGAAATTACGCATCCCGTTATACTAGATAGCGATCGCTACATTTGGGAACAATATGCAGTCAGAGCATGGCCTACTTTTGTCGTAATTAATGCTACTGGTTATATAGTAGCGACGGTTTCGGGTGAAGGTAAGCGAGAATTTCTAGATAACTTAGTACAACAGTTAATTGAAGAAAGTAGTGGGAAAAGAACTGTTGATGGGGAATCTTTACAATTAAACCTAAAACAAAATCAAAGCTTACCCACCTCTTCCCTAGCGTTTCCATCAAAATTATTAGCTTGTCAACAAAGTAATTCTCTATTTATTGCAGATACCGGACATCATCGCCTTGTGATTGCATCCTTAGATGGTAAAACACAAGCTGTGATTGGCACTGGAAAGCCTGGATGGGTAGATGGAGATCTAGAAATTGCTCAGTTTTGTGAACCGATTGGAATGGTATTTGATTACGAGCAGCAGGTAATTTATGTAGCAGATACAGGAAATCACTTGTTGCGAAAAATTGATTTGAAGACGAGACAGGTGACTACCATAGCTGGAACTGGAACTCAAAGTAGATACTTATTCCCCCACGGTGGCAAAGTCTTAGAGACTGCCCTTAATTCTCCTTGGGACTTGATAAAGCTTAAAGATAAACTTTACATCACTATGGCAGGTTCACATGAAATTTGGATGGTGGATTTAGCTGAAGAAACAATACAAACCTTAATAGGCACAGGTGCAGAATTTTGTGTGGATGGTTCATTTGACATGGCAGCATTTGCTCAACCAAGTGGCATCACCACCAATGGAGATGAATTATTTATTGCAGATAGTGAAAGTAGTTCGATTCGTGCAGTTACCCTGGGGGACTTTCCGGTAGTGCGTACTATCTGCGGTAGCGGTCAACTTTTTAGCTTTGGTGATGTTGATGGTATTGCTGAAAATGTCAGGTTGCAACACTGTTTGGGAGTAGCGTATGGTGCAGGCTATCTTTGGGTAACAGATACATACAATCACAAGCTCAAACGAGTTAACCCAACTACTGGAGAGTGCCAGACTATTTGTGGAAGCACTAAAGCGGGATTACAAGATGGTTTTGGCACAGATGTCTGTTTTTCAGAACCATCTAGCTTAACCTATGCCTGTAACTATCTTTATATTGCAGATAGTAATAATCATGCTATTCGTCGTATGAACATAAATTCCCAAGAAGTGACTACATTACAATTACCGATGCTTTGCTCTCCATCTGTTTGTATTCCCAGTGTATTTGGAGAAAAATCAAGTTATTAG
- a CDS encoding nucleotidyltransferase family protein has translation MSDIGLVILAAGASTRMGTPKQLLPYRGQTLIEYIVEQAIASICDPIIVVLGANAEHIQPKLTSFNIQTIKNCSFAEGMSNSIRTGIEVLTAENSYLKGVVLMVCDQPFVSTQLINQLVENYRKDNSLIVASEYNGVLGVPCLFERTLFSHLMALSGDAGARKLIKGFAQDTIGVPAPEVAFDLDTPADYEQLHNLTI, from the coding sequence ATGTCTGACATTGGTTTAGTAATTTTAGCCGCAGGTGCTTCTACCCGCATGGGTACGCCCAAGCAATTGCTTCCTTATCGAGGACAAACTTTAATTGAGTATATAGTCGAGCAAGCGATCGCTTCTATCTGCGATCCAATTATCGTAGTATTAGGCGCAAATGCAGAACACATTCAGCCCAAGCTAACGTCTTTTAATATCCAAACAATCAAAAATTGTTCTTTCGCTGAAGGGATGAGCAATTCTATTCGTACAGGTATAGAAGTCCTTACGGCTGAAAATTCCTATCTTAAAGGTGTGGTGTTGATGGTTTGCGATCAACCCTTTGTTTCTACTCAACTAATTAATCAATTAGTGGAAAACTACCGTAAAGATAATTCCTTAATTGTTGCTTCAGAATACAACGGTGTTTTGGGCGTTCCGTGTTTGTTTGAGCGCACTCTTTTTTCCCATCTAATGGCGCTTAGTGGCGATGCTGGTGCGAGAAAGCTGATTAAAGGCTTTGCTCAAGATACTATCGGGGTTCCTGCCCCAGAAGTCGCATTTGACCTCGATACACCTGCTGACTACGAACAACTCCACAATTTAACAATATAA
- a CDS encoding XdhC/CoxI family protein, whose protein sequence is MKELQDILKTFEQIKHSTVKAAMVHRHRSAIATVVKTSGSVYRRPGARMLISESGQMVGAISGGCLESDIVERSQPLILHNGEPILVEYDTNASNDLVWGLGMGCNGTVQVLIESVCNSAQSQLEFIAECFCHHQPGVIATVFDVKGEVAASIASRLYLHSDGRITNEISDCQLAAHLQQDAYQVLTEGKTRVVSYSLDHGSADVLIEVIRPPVPLLIFGAGYDAVPIVQLAKQLGWHVTVIDRRPAYATRDRFPDADEIIVCHPEELLTKLNFNPQMVAVVLTHNYLSDKILLQTLLPSPISYLGLLGAKRRSQQLLEDLRLEGFMPSKHQLQRLYAPVGLDIGAETAEEIALSIVAEIQAVLAQRSGNHLRFRQGSIHGDTEPCLTLV, encoded by the coding sequence ATGAAAGAGTTACAAGATATTCTCAAAACCTTTGAGCAAATTAAACACTCAACAGTAAAAGCAGCGATGGTGCATCGGCACCGAAGTGCGATCGCAACAGTCGTCAAAACTAGCGGTTCAGTCTACCGCAGACCAGGCGCACGTATGTTAATTAGTGAATCCGGTCAAATGGTAGGTGCAATTAGCGGAGGATGTCTAGAAAGCGATATTGTGGAACGATCGCAACCTTTAATCCTGCACAATGGGGAGCCAATCCTTGTCGAGTACGATACAAATGCCAGTAACGATCTAGTCTGGGGATTAGGAATGGGTTGCAATGGTACAGTACAGGTGTTAATTGAATCTGTTTGTAACTCTGCTCAAAGCCAGCTTGAATTTATTGCAGAGTGCTTTTGTCACCATCAACCAGGCGTAATTGCTACGGTCTTTGATGTTAAAGGAGAAGTTGCTGCCAGTATTGCTTCTAGATTGTATCTGCACTCTGACGGTAGGATTACAAACGAAATTAGCGATTGCCAACTAGCTGCACATTTACAACAGGATGCTTACCAAGTATTAACTGAAGGTAAAACACGGGTAGTTTCTTACTCATTAGATCATGGTTCGGCTGACGTACTAATAGAAGTGATTCGCCCTCCCGTACCATTGCTCATTTTTGGTGCGGGTTACGATGCAGTTCCAATTGTGCAATTGGCAAAACAACTTGGCTGGCACGTCACAGTTATTGATCGTAGACCAGCTTATGCCACACGCGATCGCTTTCCTGATGCTGATGAAATTATTGTTTGTCATCCAGAGGAATTACTAACCAAGCTAAATTTTAATCCGCAGATGGTGGCTGTAGTTCTGACGCACAACTATTTGTCTGATAAAATTCTCCTGCAAACTTTACTACCATCGCCCATTAGCTATTTAGGATTACTTGGTGCTAAACGTCGCAGTCAGCAACTATTAGAAGACTTACGATTAGAGGGATTTATGCCATCTAAACACCAACTGCAACGTCTTTACGCGCCAGTTGGTTTAGATATCGGCGCAGAAACCGCAGAAGAAATCGCACTTTCTATTGTGGCGGAAATTCAAGCTGTGCTGGCTCAACGTTCGGGCAACCATTTACGATTTCGGCAAGGTTCCATTCACGGCGACACAGAACCATGTCTGACATTGGTTTAG
- a CDS encoding DUF3696 domain-containing protein, with the protein MLKSLILENFKPFENQSFSFKTLTLLSGLNSSGKSSLLQSLLLLRQSYQQDLLDTVGLALNGDLVCIGTAQDALFERANKDLIVFEIVAEDDIKNRWVFDYDRESNIIKLSSSSNVCKNIYNSSLFSDKFHYLRADRISPSNYFEISDFQVKQHQQIGTKGEFTAHFLSIYDETIISNKNLSHPSENSLKFQNQVEAWLGEISPGTRIELESHLGMDLVNLKYSYGLSNSYRSTNVGFGITYTLPIIVAILSATSDTLILLENPEAHLHPKGQSKMGELIALAASCGIQIVVETHSDHILNAMRIAVKKKKISPEDVQIYYFEKNENREQPLINILVPQIHEDGNFSSLPPDGFFDEFYKTEAELI; encoded by the coding sequence ATGCTGAAATCTCTGATTTTAGAAAATTTCAAACCATTTGAAAATCAATCTTTTTCTTTCAAAACATTAACTCTACTGTCTGGATTAAATAGCAGTGGCAAATCTTCTTTACTTCAATCTTTATTACTATTACGTCAATCTTATCAACAAGATTTATTAGATACTGTAGGTTTAGCACTTAATGGGGATTTAGTTTGTATTGGTACGGCTCAAGATGCTTTATTTGAAAGGGCGAATAAAGATTTAATTGTTTTTGAAATTGTTGCCGAAGATGATATTAAAAATAGATGGGTTTTTGATTATGATAGAGAGTCAAATATTATTAAACTTTCTTCCTCATCTAATGTTTGTAAAAATATTTATAACTCAAGTCTTTTTAGTGACAAATTTCATTATTTAAGAGCAGATCGGATTTCTCCTAGCAATTATTTTGAAATATCTGATTTTCAAGTAAAGCAGCATCAACAAATAGGAACTAAAGGGGAATTTACAGCACATTTTCTTTCTATTTATGATGAAACAATAATTTCAAATAAAAATTTATCTCATCCTTCAGAAAATTCTCTAAAATTTCAAAATCAAGTTGAAGCTTGGTTAGGAGAAATCAGTCCTGGAACAAGAATTGAGCTAGAATCTCATTTAGGGATGGATTTAGTTAATTTAAAATATTCTTATGGACTTAGTAATTCTTACAGATCAACTAATGTTGGCTTTGGAATTACCTATACTTTACCGATTATTGTAGCAATATTATCTGCTACTTCAGATACATTGATTTTGTTAGAAAACCCAGAAGCTCATCTTCATCCCAAAGGGCAATCTAAAATGGGAGAATTAATTGCATTAGCAGCAAGTTGTGGTATTCAAATAGTAGTAGAAACTCATAGCGATCATATTTTAAATGCTATGAGGATTGCTGTTAAAAAAAAGAAAATTTCTCCTGAAGATGTACAAATATATTATTTTGAAAAAAATGAAAATAGGGAACAACCACTAATAAATATTTTAGTCCCCCAAATACATGAAGATGGTAATTTTAGTTCATTACCACCTGATGGTTTTTTTGATGAATTTTATAAAACAGAGGCAGAGTTGATTTAA
- a CDS encoding DUF262 domain-containing protein gives MEINTLNNKQMELLEQEDDLNNENENEFKFEDDDEDENLEPFDPTKIRVKTKPMTMDLLLKRIKYDEIDLAPDFQRQSDIWTDKAKSRLIESLLIRIPLPAFYIDATNDDKWIIIDGLQRISTFKSFIIDKALKLTGLQFLKDLEKKNYDNLPRHYQRRIDETELTVYLIEPGTPPEVKYNIFQRINTGGLPLNPQELRQAMNPGKAIKILKQLAQLPEFERVTNLSKKKKERMNDHEFVLGFIAFTLISYENYPTNKGRNYFLHETMKKLNTIDDDSIQTIEDKFVISMNAAYNIFENVAFRKSSNSPVNKALFEAWSVILSKLNFQEIESLIDRKEILQEKFREKMENDIEFLKSISQAANKVQYRFGQINQIVQEVLSC, from the coding sequence ATGGAAATAAATACACTAAACAATAAACAAATGGAATTACTAGAGCAAGAGGATGATTTAAATAATGAAAACGAGAATGAGTTTAAGTTTGAAGACGATGATGAAGATGAAAATTTAGAACCATTCGATCCAACAAAGATTAGGGTTAAAACTAAACCTATGACAATGGATCTGCTTCTCAAAAGAATTAAATATGATGAAATTGACTTAGCTCCTGATTTTCAGCGCCAATCTGATATTTGGACAGATAAAGCAAAAAGTCGTTTAATTGAATCTCTTTTAATTCGGATTCCACTTCCAGCATTTTATATAGATGCTACTAATGATGATAAATGGATTATTATTGATGGCTTACAAAGAATTAGCACATTTAAAAGTTTTATTATTGATAAAGCACTTAAATTAACTGGATTACAATTTCTAAAAGATTTGGAAAAAAAGAACTATGATAATTTACCTCGCCATTATCAAAGACGAATAGATGAAACAGAATTAACAGTTTATTTAATTGAACCCGGAACTCCTCCTGAAGTTAAATATAATATTTTTCAAAGAATTAATACTGGAGGATTACCTCTTAATCCTCAAGAACTTCGTCAAGCAATGAATCCTGGAAAAGCAATAAAAATTCTTAAACAACTTGCTCAATTACCAGAATTTGAAAGAGTAACAAATCTAAGTAAAAAGAAAAAAGAACGGATGAATGATCATGAATTTGTATTAGGTTTTATTGCTTTTACTTTAATCAGCTATGAAAATTATCCGACGAATAAAGGTCGTAACTATTTTTTACATGAAACCATGAAAAAATTAAATACAATAGACGATGATTCTATACAAACAATAGAAGATAAGTTTGTAATTTCAATGAATGCAGCTTATAATATTTTTGAAAATGTTGCTTTTCGTAAATCGTCAAATTCTCCTGTAAATAAAGCTCTTTTTGAAGCCTGGTCTGTTATTTTAAGTAAATTGAATTTTCAAGAAATTGAAAGTTTAATTGATCGGAAAGAAATATTACAAGAAAAGTTTAGAGAAAAAATGGAAAATGATATAGAGTTTCTTAAATCAATATCTCAAGCAGCTAATAAAGTTCAATATCGCTTTGGTCAAATAAATCAAATTGTTCAGGAAGTATTATCATGCTGA
- a CDS encoding xanthine dehydrogenase family protein molybdopterin-binding subunit, protein MSKVIGSGVNRKDGRAKVTGTATYAAEHQIPGLLHGYLVTASIGNGRIKSIDTSPAEKSQGVTAVFTHKNPPKIFKPTNNFMTSKIYEARLPLSDDQVHYGGQIIGLVVADTFERAKHAAHLIKVEYETRSPLVESQKATLKEAPSMFGEGFKFEKGNVASITNAAAKIEATYTTSTELHAPMEPHAIIAQWQGSDAVTIYEPTQWVMGSQRTYAELFGIPSERVRIITPYLGGGFGSKAFPWPHGVLCAAAARQLQRPVKVVLSRRQMTANAGHRSETEQTISLAAEADGKLMAITHDAKSFTSPVEAFTEPCTGITPAMYSAPNLRIHQELGVMNVGTPTFMRAPGENPGMWALESAMDELAWSLKIDPVELRLKNETQEHQRKNLPFSAKHYADCLKVGAERFGWKNRAMQVRSQRRDGQLIGWGMAGATFPGMKGVATVKVRLLPDDTVHVLTAGNDMGTGAYTMVAGVAAETLGVPVEKVRVEMGDSQLPDGGMAGGSQMTATLAPAVIKACQDVLKAANCTSATEACSALKQSGRAAFEATATSAPSGGAKKWAFQSWGAHFCEVTVDEEIERLRVTRWVSVMDIGRVINAKTAASQVRGGVIMGIGQALMEECLFDPNIGYPVVYDLATYHYPSHADIPRIEVAFVGEPDLNFNSAGVRGVGEIGITGVSAAIANAVYHATGKRIRSLPLTPDKLIV, encoded by the coding sequence ATGAGTAAAGTAATAGGTAGTGGCGTTAACCGCAAGGACGGACGAGCCAAAGTAACAGGTACAGCCACCTACGCCGCCGAACATCAGATTCCCGGACTACTGCACGGTTATCTTGTCACTGCTAGTATTGGTAATGGCCGGATTAAAAGCATTGACACTAGCCCTGCCGAAAAATCTCAAGGCGTAACTGCGGTTTTTACTCACAAAAACCCTCCTAAGATATTTAAGCCAACCAATAATTTTATGACCTCAAAAATCTATGAGGCGCGTCTACCATTGTCGGACGATCAAGTTCACTATGGTGGGCAAATTATTGGCTTGGTGGTAGCAGACACCTTTGAGCGAGCCAAACACGCTGCACATCTAATCAAAGTAGAGTATGAAACGCGATCGCCGCTAGTTGAATCCCAGAAGGCTACCTTGAAGGAAGCCCCCTCAATGTTCGGTGAAGGGTTTAAGTTTGAAAAGGGGAATGTCGCGAGTATAACCAACGCCGCCGCTAAGATTGAAGCTACTTACACAACTTCTACAGAATTACACGCACCAATGGAACCTCATGCCATTATTGCTCAGTGGCAAGGTTCAGATGCAGTAACGATTTACGAACCAACTCAATGGGTAATGGGTTCTCAACGTACATACGCCGAACTGTTCGGAATTCCATCCGAGCGGGTACGCATCATTACTCCCTACCTGGGTGGAGGTTTCGGCTCCAAAGCTTTTCCCTGGCCTCATGGGGTTCTCTGTGCGGCGGCGGCACGTCAACTTCAACGGCCTGTTAAGGTAGTTCTCAGTCGTCGCCAGATGACAGCCAATGCTGGACATCGCTCCGAAACAGAGCAAACAATCAGTTTAGCGGCAGAGGCAGATGGCAAACTGATGGCGATCACTCACGATGCTAAATCCTTCACCTCACCAGTGGAAGCTTTCACAGAACCTTGTACGGGCATTACGCCAGCTATGTACTCCGCACCCAACCTGCGAATACATCAGGAACTTGGGGTAATGAACGTGGGTACGCCGACCTTCATGCGTGCGCCTGGGGAAAATCCAGGGATGTGGGCATTGGAATCAGCGATGGACGAACTAGCTTGGTCGTTAAAAATAGATCCAGTAGAACTGCGGCTGAAAAACGAAACTCAGGAACATCAGCGCAAGAATTTACCGTTTTCGGCTAAACATTATGCTGATTGCTTAAAAGTCGGTGCGGAACGATTTGGCTGGAAAAATAGAGCAATGCAAGTGCGCTCTCAGCGCCGTGACGGGCAACTTATAGGTTGGGGAATGGCAGGTGCTACCTTTCCTGGGATGAAAGGTGTTGCAACTGTTAAAGTACGTTTGTTACCAGACGATACAGTCCACGTCCTTACTGCTGGTAATGATATGGGGACAGGGGCATATACGATGGTCGCAGGAGTGGCAGCAGAGACATTAGGAGTACCTGTAGAAAAGGTGCGCGTCGAAATGGGCGATTCACAGCTACCAGACGGAGGAATGGCAGGCGGTTCTCAAATGACAGCAACTCTCGCGCCAGCAGTTATCAAGGCTTGCCAGGACGTACTCAAAGCGGCTAACTGTACCTCCGCAACTGAAGCTTGTTCGGCTTTAAAGCAATCTGGACGGGCCGCGTTTGAAGCAACAGCTACTTCTGCTCCTAGCGGTGGAGCAAAAAAATGGGCGTTCCAGTCTTGGGGGGCGCATTTCTGCGAAGTGACAGTGGATGAAGAAATTGAACGCTTGCGGGTAACGCGCTGGGTATCGGTGATGGACATCGGACGAGTCATCAACGCCAAAACCGCAGCTAGTCAGGTGCGTGGTGGTGTAATTATGGGAATTGGACAAGCTCTGATGGAAGAATGTTTGTTTGATCCAAATATTGGTTATCCAGTAGTTTATGATCTTGCTACCTATCACTACCCTTCCCATGCAGATATTCCTCGGATTGAGGTGGCATTTGTTGGGGAACCAGATTTGAACTTTAACTCCGCAGGTGTTCGTGGGGTGGGTGAAATTGGGATTACGGGAGTTTCAGCCGCGATCGCCAATGCAGTTTATCACGCGACTGGCAAGCGGATTCGCAGTTTACCCCTTACTCCAGACAAGTTGATTGTTTAA